A stretch of the Balneola vulgaris DSM 17893 genome encodes the following:
- the trpS gene encoding tryptophan--tRNA ligase, producing MTKKTILSGIQPSGRLHIGNYFGAMRQHINMQAEGDTFYFIANYHSLTSLNDGKQLYQNTIDVTLDYLALGLDPKTATFFAQSDVPQVTELSWMLGTLCPVSLMEKGVSYKDKIAAGLKPNIGLFSYPILQAADILIYHSDVVPVGEDQKQNIEIARDLAGKFNRAYDGEYLKLPEEHIVKTVAIVPGIDGRKMSKSYQNTIPIFEEGKKLKKIIMSIQTDSKELEDPKDPDTDNVFALIKLFASKERQAEIADKYRAGGYGYGHAKLELLDLVNEYFGEAREKRKALENDLDYVKDVLREGGKKARTRAESVMEPIREATGIIRSF from the coding sequence ATGACTAAAAAAACTATACTTTCAGGTATTCAGCCATCGGGCCGACTTCATATAGGGAACTATTTTGGAGCCATGAGACAGCATATTAATATGCAGGCTGAAGGTGATACCTTCTACTTCATCGCCAATTATCACTCGCTAACTTCTCTGAATGATGGGAAGCAGTTGTATCAAAATACCATTGATGTAACGCTTGATTACCTAGCATTAGGGTTAGATCCCAAAACTGCTACATTTTTTGCACAATCGGATGTGCCACAAGTAACCGAACTATCTTGGATGCTAGGAACGCTTTGTCCTGTGAGTTTAATGGAGAAAGGAGTTTCTTACAAAGACAAAATAGCTGCTGGTTTAAAACCAAATATCGGTTTGTTTAGCTATCCCATACTTCAAGCAGCTGATATCCTTATATATCACTCGGATGTAGTTCCGGTTGGGGAAGATCAAAAGCAGAACATTGAAATAGCTCGCGATTTAGCAGGGAAATTCAACCGTGCGTATGATGGTGAATACTTAAAGCTTCCAGAAGAACATATTGTGAAAACGGTTGCGATAGTACCCGGTATTGATGGTAGAAAGATGAGTAAGAGCTATCAGAACACCATTCCAATCTTTGAGGAAGGTAAAAAGCTCAAGAAAATAATCATGAGTATTCAAACGGATTCAAAAGAATTGGAAGACCCGAAGGATCCAGATACCGACAATGTGTTTGCATTGATTAAGCTCTTTGCTTCAAAAGAACGCCAAGCTGAAATCGCAGATAAGTATAGAGCAGGGGGCTATGGCTATGGGCATGCAAAGTTAGAATTGCTCGATCTTGTGAATGAATACTTCGGAGAAGCCCGTGAAAAACGAAAGGCTCTCGAAAACGATTTAGATTATGTAAAAGACGTACTTAGAGAAGGTGGTAAAAAAGCACGCACTAGAGCAGAATCTGTGATGGAACCGATTCGCGAAGCAACAGGTATCATTAGGAGTTTCTGA
- the trpE gene encoding anthranilate synthase component I — protein sequence MKKETFLKLAQSYTAIPVFKRLLADVLTPVSLFMNIRENAEHPFLLESVEGGEQLARYSFIGRNPYQKLKYDGSQTTLETKEGTTVIDQDYFEVLKHHTSKYSEPMVPELPRLTGGAVGFSSYDTFRLVEHLPNIPEDDLQLPDAIWCFYDQIFAFDHVKHQVVLIKTVFIEEGADVESLYEDALNDLDMMEEAALSSNYKARDFKIDTDSLSSNIERNQFTNMVKTAKEHIYEGDIFQVVLSQRFEASMSGDAFMLYRALRMVNPSPYLFFLDFDDFQLVGSSPEVLVRVQDTEVRVLPIAGTRPRGKTHQEDLDLEVELKNDPKEVAEHIMLVDLGRNDLSRVCVPGSVKMERNQVIERYSHVMHIVSDVTGTIEPNRTAVDALMQCFPAGTVSGAPKIRAMEIIDDLEPTKRGIYAGAVGYFDFSGNMDTCIAIRTMVVTDSKVYIQAGAGIVADSDPDKEFEETQNKAGALVQALSVALDIK from the coding sequence ATGAAAAAAGAAACATTTTTAAAATTAGCTCAGTCGTACACAGCAATACCGGTGTTTAAACGCCTATTGGCTGATGTTTTGACCCCTGTGTCGTTATTCATGAATATTCGTGAAAACGCCGAACATCCGTTTTTGTTAGAATCGGTAGAGGGTGGGGAGCAGCTTGCTCGTTATTCATTTATAGGACGGAATCCCTATCAGAAGTTAAAGTACGACGGTAGCCAAACTACTTTAGAAACTAAGGAAGGGACTACAGTAATCGATCAGGATTACTTTGAAGTGCTAAAACATCATACTTCAAAGTATTCAGAGCCCATGGTGCCTGAACTTCCACGATTAACGGGTGGGGCTGTTGGGTTCTCATCCTATGATACATTTCGATTGGTTGAGCATCTGCCAAACATCCCAGAAGATGATCTCCAGTTACCTGATGCCATCTGGTGTTTCTATGATCAGATTTTTGCTTTCGACCATGTTAAGCATCAAGTAGTATTGATCAAGACCGTATTTATAGAAGAGGGTGCAGATGTGGAATCACTCTATGAGGATGCACTTAACGATTTAGATATGATGGAAGAAGCCGCTCTTTCGTCCAATTACAAAGCCAGAGACTTTAAAATTGATACAGATTCTCTAAGCAGTAATATTGAGCGAAATCAATTCACCAATATGGTGAAAACAGCGAAAGAACATATCTATGAAGGAGACATCTTTCAAGTAGTGCTTTCGCAACGATTCGAAGCTTCAATGAGTGGGGATGCCTTTATGTTATACAGGGCATTACGAATGGTAAACCCATCACCTTATCTCTTCTTTTTAGATTTCGATGATTTCCAGCTAGTGGGTTCATCTCCCGAGGTATTAGTGAGAGTTCAGGACACCGAAGTAAGAGTACTTCCTATTGCTGGAACGCGTCCACGAGGGAAGACCCATCAAGAAGATTTAGATCTTGAAGTGGAATTGAAAAATGATCCTAAGGAAGTTGCAGAGCATATTATGCTGGTAGACTTAGGTCGAAATGATCTGTCTAGAGTATGCGTGCCCGGTTCGGTTAAAATGGAACGCAATCAAGTGATTGAGCGCTACTCGCATGTAATGCATATTGTGAGTGACGTTACCGGAACCATCGAGCCGAATCGTACCGCTGTTGATGCCCTCATGCAATGTTTCCCTGCAGGTACAGTAAGTGGGGCTCCAAAGATTAGGGCCATGGAAATAATTGACGATTTAGAGCCAACCAAACGAGGTATTTATGCAGGTGCGGTTGGTTATTTTGACTTTTCAGGAAATATGGACACATGTATAGCCATAAGAACTATGGTTGTAACAGATAGTAAAGTCTATATTCAAGCGGGTGCAGGTATTGTAGCCGATAGTGATCCAGATAAAGAATTCGAAGAAACACAAAATAAAGCAGGTGCTCTTGTTCAGGCACTTAGCGTAGCATTGGATATTAAGTAA
- a CDS encoding sialidase family protein, which produces MSIKSLLIFGASLFITTQLWAQKAYIVDSKFNSIRQNSVSSMEGIGDTLWISPILNRNIGNAYDWYLTENADSLVNGRGSVFSIDLAPDTLVAGLGFTSETPDGNFPAAMGYYFSIDGGDTWRFSEFLLDARPETGCSSSNSCDTTFVYGGETYTRTRITVKEQSPPYDVAFRSNVVFSANWASGLLRSTDFGNSWERVILPPENASVLTPTQQDYFWFTCNSTQNGRCVESENKYNPIFDDNLKAFGLHIDDQQRVWLGTAAGINISDNALTAPTDSIEWRHIVFNGADDGLLGSWIIEIEQEPGTNRVWMTNWLVNSAAGEQFGIVSTDNGGQSFNQYLKGIKINSIEFKDGAIIAAGDNGLYISENGGTSWTKLPSIKSANAFIREGARFLSLATTSDRLWVGTNDGIASTNDLGVTWEVHRVNFPLEGGNIHEPNAKSVNTYAYPNPFSPSQSGLTRIRYEVDKNSTVRIRVFDFGMNLISELTNQDYTPGDYETTWDGKDRFGRRVANGTYIYIIEFDGQTVHGKISVIE; this is translated from the coding sequence ATGAGCATTAAGTCATTACTTATTTTCGGTGCTAGCCTCTTCATTACGACGCAATTGTGGGCACAAAAAGCCTATATCGTTGATTCAAAATTTAATTCCATACGTCAAAACTCTGTCTCTTCAATGGAAGGCATCGGAGATACATTATGGATCAGTCCTATATTAAATCGAAATATTGGGAATGCCTACGATTGGTATTTAACCGAAAACGCAGATAGTCTTGTTAATGGACGTGGCTCGGTTTTCTCAATCGATTTAGCCCCCGATACCCTAGTAGCTGGACTGGGATTTACTTCTGAAACCCCTGACGGGAATTTCCCCGCTGCAATGGGATACTATTTTAGTATTGATGGTGGTGATACTTGGCGATTTTCTGAATTTCTCCTCGATGCCCGGCCAGAAACAGGGTGTTCATCAAGCAATAGCTGTGATACCACTTTTGTATATGGTGGTGAAACATATACTCGTACTAGAATCACCGTTAAGGAACAGTCACCCCCTTATGATGTGGCATTCCGATCCAATGTTGTGTTCTCGGCTAATTGGGCCTCAGGTTTATTACGAAGCACAGATTTTGGCAATTCTTGGGAACGTGTAATACTTCCACCTGAAAACGCTTCGGTTTTAACCCCTACTCAACAAGACTATTTTTGGTTTACATGCAACAGCACTCAAAATGGCCGATGTGTTGAAAGTGAAAATAAATACAACCCCATTTTTGATGACAACCTCAAAGCATTCGGTTTACACATTGATGATCAACAACGTGTGTGGCTTGGAACTGCAGCTGGCATCAACATTTCAGACAATGCGTTAACAGCGCCTACAGACTCTATTGAATGGCGCCACATTGTATTTAACGGAGCCGACGATGGATTGCTCGGGAGTTGGATTATAGAAATTGAGCAAGAACCAGGTACAAATCGTGTTTGGATGACAAACTGGTTAGTGAACAGTGCCGCAGGCGAGCAGTTTGGAATTGTATCCACAGATAACGGTGGGCAAAGCTTCAACCAATATCTGAAAGGTATAAAGATCAACAGTATTGAGTTTAAAGATGGTGCGATTATAGCCGCCGGTGATAATGGATTATATATCTCAGAAAATGGAGGCACTAGTTGGACAAAGCTCCCTTCTATTAAAAGTGCCAATGCATTTATTCGCGAGGGTGCTCGATTCCTTTCATTAGCAACCACATCCGATCGATTATGGGTTGGAACTAACGACGGAATTGCTTCAACCAATGATCTTGGTGTTACATGGGAAGTACATCGGGTTAATTTCCCGCTTGAGGGTGGAAATATTCATGAACCCAATGCTAAATCCGTAAATACTTATGCATACCCGAACCCTTTTTCGCCTTCCCAAAGTGGATTAACTCGCATTCGATATGAAGTAGATAAGAATAGCACCGTACGCATTCGTGTATTTGATTTCGGAATGAACTTAATAAGTGAACTAACCAACCAAGATTATACGCCTGGTGATTATGAAACTACTTGGGATGGTAAAGATCGCTTCGGACGAAGAGTGGCAAACGGCACTTATATATATATCATCGAATTTGATGGGCAAACAGTTCATGGTAAAATTTCGGTGATAGAATGA
- a CDS encoding oligosaccharide flippase family protein, with protein sequence MTRIKQKASLIAFGDLSSRGLAFLASIYLARVLGAEYYGLITVAIAVLGYTTWAADLGLVHIGVREVAKDPAQRAFSVKDIFNLKVLLGAAVLVIATIVTSILPLESIQKQVILGYLYSLIPYSLMIEWFFNGKQQFGKVAFSKFMNGIFYFILVVLLIKRPEDVTFLPILYTFGVTTAVVILATFALIDKPFVTPSKGTSIYPELLKKSSLIGVGGIFAQVVQLLPPILIAASLSMHDVGIYGAAFRVVLIAMLLDRIFVNLLLPNLSAIWTSDKKLAEQRVRMVLNIIIVGGTLIALLMIVNAKPIVQTLFGTEYIESAPILQILSLFVFFTFLNSLFSFGLLATSNDKAYFNSTVLGGVLATLVIIIGAFIGNTMTAAIGVVVAECFLMLCSYFWFRKVIFIKPLLPIFIMLVLGGILFTAIELLNPHLIIANLLILVTIPLGSWYSKVIKIGELNWLREKLIR encoded by the coding sequence ATGACTCGAATTAAACAAAAAGCATCATTAATAGCTTTTGGAGATTTAAGCTCCAGAGGACTCGCTTTTCTAGCCTCTATTTATTTAGCGCGGGTGTTAGGTGCGGAATACTATGGGTTAATTACCGTAGCTATAGCTGTTTTGGGTTATACCACTTGGGCGGCAGATTTAGGCTTGGTTCATATTGGTGTTCGTGAAGTAGCCAAAGATCCAGCGCAAAGGGCATTCAGCGTCAAAGACATCTTTAACTTAAAAGTACTTCTAGGCGCTGCTGTTTTAGTTATCGCGACTATTGTTACTAGTATTTTACCACTTGAAAGCATACAGAAGCAGGTGATATTGGGGTATCTCTATTCCCTTATTCCTTATTCATTGATGATTGAATGGTTCTTTAATGGGAAGCAGCAGTTTGGTAAAGTGGCATTCTCGAAATTCATGAATGGCATATTCTATTTCATACTCGTAGTGTTACTTATTAAACGTCCTGAGGACGTCACTTTTCTACCCATATTGTACACCTTTGGGGTAACTACCGCCGTTGTTATACTGGCCACCTTTGCTCTCATTGATAAACCCTTCGTTACGCCATCAAAGGGTACTAGTATTTATCCTGAGCTCTTGAAAAAAAGCTCTTTAATTGGTGTGGGGGGTATATTTGCTCAAGTAGTGCAGTTGCTTCCGCCTATCCTCATTGCAGCGAGTTTATCCATGCATGATGTGGGTATCTATGGGGCCGCATTTCGAGTAGTGTTAATAGCCATGTTACTAGATCGGATTTTTGTAAACCTTCTATTACCTAACCTTTCTGCAATCTGGACTTCCGATAAAAAATTAGCAGAACAGCGAGTTCGAATGGTGCTTAACATCATCATTGTTGGGGGAACACTTATAGCACTATTGATGATTGTAAATGCTAAACCAATTGTTCAAACCCTATTTGGAACCGAGTATATAGAAAGTGCACCAATACTTCAGATTTTATCACTATTTGTCTTCTTCACCTTTTTGAACAGTCTATTTTCATTTGGGTTACTTGCTACGAGCAACGACAAAGCCTATTTCAATAGCACTGTGCTGGGTGGTGTTTTAGCTACTCTAGTTATCATTATCGGTGCATTTATTGGCAATACCATGACCGCAGCCATAGGTGTTGTTGTGGCTGAATGTTTCCTAATGTTATGTTCTTATTTTTGGTTCCGAAAAGTGATCTTCATCAAGCCCCTACTCCCAATATTTATCATGCTGGTTTTAGGGGGAATACTCTTTACTGCTATTGAGTTACTTAACCCACATCTCATTATCGCAAACCTTTTGATTTTGGTAACCATCCCATTGGGCAGTTGGTATTCTAAAGTGATTAAGATTGGTGAATTAAACTGGTTAAGAGAAAAGCTCATTCGATGA
- a CDS encoding polysaccharide deacetylase family protein yields MKKRLCIGVHSPSVVLRELLNSLGVWYQEISSFEDLESHYSAIIIENDSHFSPEQLQNIDRYKANHGAILQIATKSQILTSKLTQRFVKRIWNTESHPLFHHIPYMDVYQTVALCSNSDLFGGLIHFEEPNVGFIGIDASNIEYTAQSTRKYFSSHIEPNPDELVANLSLGVLQDIVYRCLLQLHLNQDLPLVTKWTSPSTKPYFGFRIDSDFGTKEKLDELYHLLKAEKIKGTWFLHVKQHEEYLDHLKSYENQELAFHGYEHGTSSSPAKTSINLNRGMDVLSDHGIKPNGYCAPYGIWNQAMWDTIKDFDLHYLSDFSISYDALPHTLSIEKREFLQIPIHPICTGSLSRKRYSSSMMEEYFLNYAEQQIGLQKPLMLYHHPMQKGLEALKSIFKWVNEKKLPSLSFSEITSFCQERASLSFEAYLHNGALTISTQSDSKFLFGVQSKVDSILVMPQTKQQHSTESGELITLSTQKAFTEQQLSKLKGNRLALLKTSIIDWKNRERL; encoded by the coding sequence ATGAAAAAACGACTCTGCATAGGTGTTCACAGTCCTTCAGTAGTTCTAAGAGAGCTCTTAAACAGTTTGGGAGTTTGGTACCAAGAGATCTCTAGTTTTGAAGATTTGGAGTCGCATTATTCGGCTATAATTATTGAAAATGATTCTCATTTCTCCCCCGAACAGCTTCAGAATATAGATAGGTATAAGGCGAACCATGGAGCCATCCTTCAAATAGCCACCAAAAGCCAAATTCTTACGAGTAAACTCACCCAACGCTTTGTAAAACGCATTTGGAATACCGAAAGTCATCCGTTATTCCATCACATTCCATATATGGATGTGTATCAAACGGTTGCTCTATGTTCGAATTCAGATTTGTTTGGTGGACTAATACATTTCGAAGAACCAAATGTTGGCTTTATCGGAATCGATGCTTCCAACATTGAATATACAGCTCAGAGTACACGGAAGTACTTTTCAAGTCACATTGAACCCAACCCTGATGAACTTGTTGCGAATCTATCTCTAGGTGTATTGCAAGACATAGTATACCGCTGTTTACTACAACTTCACTTAAATCAAGATCTACCCTTAGTAACAAAATGGACTTCCCCCTCTACTAAGCCCTACTTTGGGTTTAGAATTGATTCAGATTTTGGTACAAAGGAAAAGCTTGATGAGCTTTACCACCTTTTAAAAGCGGAAAAGATAAAGGGGACCTGGTTTTTACACGTTAAGCAGCATGAGGAATATTTAGATCACCTAAAAAGCTACGAAAACCAAGAGCTAGCATTTCATGGGTATGAACACGGCACCTCTTCTTCGCCTGCAAAAACATCTATTAATTTAAATAGAGGTATGGATGTTTTATCTGATCATGGGATAAAGCCCAATGGTTATTGCGCTCCCTATGGTATCTGGAATCAAGCCATGTGGGATACTATCAAAGATTTTGACCTGCACTATTTATCCGATTTCTCAATTAGCTATGACGCCTTACCGCATACTCTTTCCATTGAAAAGCGTGAGTTCTTACAAATTCCTATTCACCCTATCTGCACGGGTAGCTTAAGTAGAAAACGATATTCCTCTTCAATGATGGAGGAATATTTTCTCAACTATGCTGAACAACAAATCGGACTACAGAAGCCACTCATGCTCTATCATCATCCTATGCAAAAAGGACTTGAGGCACTGAAAAGTATATTTAAATGGGTAAATGAAAAGAAATTACCCTCCCTTAGTTTTAGTGAGATTACATCATTCTGCCAAGAACGAGCTTCACTAAGTTTTGAAGCGTATCTACACAATGGAGCTCTAACAATTTCCACTCAATCTGACTCTAAATTCCTTTTTGGCGTTCAATCTAAAGTTGATAGCATTCTAGTGATGCCTCAGACTAAACAACAGCATAGCACTGAATCTGGAGAATTGATTACCTTATCCACGCAAAAGGCATTTACAGAACAACAGCTAAGCAAATTAAAAGGGAATCGTTTGGCTTTACTTAAAACTAGTATCATAGATTGGAAAAACAGGGAGCGATTATGA
- a CDS encoding glycosyltransferase codes for MVRLNSIRELYSSIYPSGAKVFVTPKIDFNHYRTDYLYCLYQELILDGETYSVRSLSVFEHFRPLWALMKRKPVIWHYHWLEFQDAKALLGMPWKLVCLYLFHLFGGPIIWTIHNKIPHDRKFLNLHASIHRWFAKLATNIHVHCAQVIVDLSEFYKVSPNKFRVFEHPKYLVHLKPRNKATQTLRTEYLINLDSAKPTILLFGQISHYKKIDTFLEEWSSKTPQSQVVVAGNIKKGNGEIAKTIQAFAHDHDQVFIYPHFVDDQGVETFFSASDLVVINNKEVLNSGVFHLARTMKVPVVAPKQGCMQAHEEDEHVYLFDNEEQKWALIQQLLKEVNDSN; via the coding sequence TTGGTACGATTAAACTCCATACGAGAGCTTTATTCATCTATATACCCTAGCGGGGCTAAGGTATTCGTAACCCCTAAAATAGATTTCAATCACTATCGTACAGACTACCTATACTGCTTATACCAAGAACTCATCTTAGACGGTGAAACTTATTCCGTGCGGAGTTTATCTGTATTTGAACATTTCCGTCCGTTATGGGCATTAATGAAACGAAAACCTGTAATCTGGCACTATCACTGGCTAGAATTTCAGGATGCTAAAGCACTATTGGGCATGCCGTGGAAACTTGTGTGCTTATACCTCTTCCACTTGTTTGGCGGGCCTATCATCTGGACGATCCACAATAAGATTCCCCACGACCGAAAGTTTTTAAATCTACATGCATCTATACATCGATGGTTTGCAAAACTTGCTACAAACATCCATGTGCATTGTGCACAAGTAATAGTTGACCTTAGTGAATTTTATAAAGTATCCCCCAACAAATTCCGAGTATTCGAGCACCCAAAGTACTTGGTACATCTAAAGCCAAGAAATAAAGCTACTCAAACACTTCGAACTGAATATTTGATAAATCTTGATTCAGCCAAACCCACTATTCTACTCTTTGGGCAAATTTCACATTACAAGAAAATCGATACATTTTTAGAAGAGTGGAGTTCAAAAACTCCTCAATCTCAAGTAGTAGTTGCTGGAAATATTAAAAAAGGAAATGGAGAAATAGCTAAAACCATTCAGGCCTTTGCCCATGATCATGATCAAGTTTTTATCTACCCTCATTTTGTTGACGACCAAGGAGTAGAAACGTTTTTTAGTGCCAGTGACCTTGTCGTTATCAATAACAAAGAGGTATTAAATTCTGGGGTCTTTCATTTAGCACGAACTATGAAGGTTCCTGTGGTTGCGCCAAAACAAGGTTGTATGCAAGCACATGAAGAAGATGAACACGTTTATCTTTTTGATAATGAAGAGCAAAAGTGGGCGCTTATTCAGCAGCTTTTAAAGGAAGTAAATGACTCGAATTAA
- a CDS encoding glycosyltransferase family 4 protein, protein MKVGFIAPQSIAAVNGGVRTQALMTAQHLKNLGVEVVLVSPWDQLNELDIDLYHVFSASIENIGILRQLNALDKKIVLSPVMYSNRSSSTVKSILKGENLVGKLHEGMFSEFRIKQQACTLATHLVPNTLAEASLIIEGLSIPSHKIDPIPNGVEERFKDASLTLFEDTYGIKDFILFVGHASSKRKNVYSLLEASKSINHPVVIIGSFDQSEYSKQCTQLAESLAHVTIIDALPHDSEMLASAYAACKTFVLPSLFETPGIAAMEAALAGANIVITEKGGTQEYFKDFAIYIDPTSTSSISEALESSQMKGKNNQLRDHIQSRYLWSEVAKQTLTVYQKVLNS, encoded by the coding sequence ATGAAAGTTGGTTTCATTGCCCCTCAATCCATTGCTGCGGTGAACGGTGGCGTTCGTACTCAAGCACTTATGACCGCCCAGCATCTGAAAAATCTAGGCGTTGAGGTTGTTTTAGTCTCACCGTGGGATCAACTCAATGAACTTGATATAGATCTATACCACGTATTTAGTGCGAGCATCGAGAATATTGGTATTCTTCGACAATTAAATGCCCTCGATAAGAAAATAGTGCTATCTCCGGTGATGTATTCCAATCGATCCTCCTCTACGGTAAAGTCGATATTGAAAGGAGAAAACCTGGTTGGGAAACTCCATGAGGGCATGTTTTCAGAGTTTAGAATCAAACAGCAAGCTTGTACTTTAGCTACTCATTTAGTTCCTAATACCTTAGCAGAAGCATCTTTAATTATTGAAGGATTATCCATTCCGAGTCATAAAATAGATCCTATTCCCAATGGCGTAGAAGAACGATTCAAGGATGCCTCTCTTACTTTGTTTGAGGATACCTATGGTATTAAAGACTTCATACTCTTTGTTGGTCATGCTTCTTCAAAAAGGAAAAATGTATACTCATTACTTGAAGCGAGTAAAAGCATAAACCATCCCGTGGTGATTATAGGATCTTTTGATCAATCCGAATACAGTAAACAGTGTACTCAACTAGCTGAAAGCTTAGCTCATGTTACTATCATTGATGCATTGCCACACGACTCTGAAATGCTCGCATCTGCATATGCTGCATGTAAAACCTTTGTACTTCCTTCTTTGTTTGAAACGCCTGGCATTGCGGCTATGGAAGCTGCTTTAGCAGGTGCAAATATTGTAATTACGGAAAAAGGTGGGACCCAAGAGTATTTCAAAGATTTTGCGATATATATTGATCCTACATCTACTTCATCCATTTCTGAAGCTCTTGAATCCTCACAAATGAAAGGGAAAAACAATCAATTAAGAGACCATATCCAATCCCGATATCTATGGTCTGAAGTGGCTAAACAAACATTAACGGTATACCAAAAAGTATTGAACTCATGA
- a CDS encoding PorV/PorQ family protein: MKSILFVCILSVFPIIAQSQNSGFNFLKQAPNTAAIGISGASTATPQGAASSYMNPALLSLNTSSTIDLSYSHWIDDTNYLFGGINFVKGNRAISFGVYNNSSSGFEQRNNPGDPNGEFSVNYLSLSGAIAYDFNYFSIGATAQYLNEDSYIYQANGFAFNLGIATSFAEDKIRAGLSVINLGEMEELNETASALPKELRTGVAFDLFSYTHPKSPDLPIELSASLDFVHPLESDSNNNGSDVVNELPDYFNMSIQFLIAESVQLTGGYRTDDSARSTSFGAGFLLDQLSVHYALVPYELGFGTLHSIGLQYKF, translated from the coding sequence ATGAAATCGATTTTATTCGTATGTATTCTGAGTGTATTCCCAATAATAGCTCAGTCCCAAAACTCAGGATTCAATTTCCTGAAGCAAGCGCCAAATACGGCTGCAATTGGTATCTCTGGGGCTTCTACAGCAACCCCACAAGGTGCAGCATCAAGCTATATGAATCCAGCTTTGTTGTCATTAAATACTTCCTCTACCATCGACCTCAGCTACTCTCATTGGATTGATGATACCAATTACCTATTTGGCGGAATTAACTTCGTGAAGGGTAACCGAGCAATATCATTCGGTGTGTATAACAATAGTAGCAGTGGCTTTGAACAACGGAATAACCCTGGCGACCCCAATGGTGAGTTCTCCGTGAACTACCTCTCCTTGAGTGGTGCAATTGCATACGACTTCAACTACTTCTCGATTGGTGCTACGGCTCAGTATTTAAATGAAGATTCTTATATCTACCAAGCGAATGGCTTCGCTTTCAATCTTGGAATCGCTACCTCATTTGCTGAAGACAAAATACGTGCAGGCCTGTCTGTAATTAACTTGGGCGAAATGGAAGAACTCAACGAAACGGCTTCCGCCCTTCCAAAAGAACTTAGAACGGGTGTGGCCTTCGACTTGTTTAGTTATACCCATCCTAAAAGCCCCGATTTACCCATTGAGTTATCTGCATCTTTAGATTTCGTACATCCATTAGAATCTGATTCAAACAACAATGGAAGTGATGTAGTGAATGAGTTACCCGATTATTTCAACATGAGTATTCAGTTTCTAATTGCCGAATCCGTTCAACTAACAGGTGGATACAGAACTGATGATTCAGCTCGTTCAACTTCATTCGGGGCCGGCTTTCTGCTAGATCAACTGTCTGTTCATTATGCATTAGTACCATATGAATTAGGCTTCGGCACCCTACATTCTATCGGACTTCAATATAAATTTTAA